A stretch of DNA from Anopheles ziemanni chromosome 3, idAnoZiCoDA_A2_x.2, whole genome shotgun sequence:
TGTAGAACATTTCTGTCAATCCATGACATGATGCGTCAGAGAACTTCCGACCGCTGTCACTGTCTGCATTTGTCCGGAAATGTAGAGCATACGTTAAGCCACCTATTTTATGGtttatgtatatttttcatctcattttaaatgttaaaacCGACATTTACTTAAGAAGATAATAACGTATTTGTTTATTGCATAAAGATTGTTTCTGTTTAAAATAGGTTGACCATACAAGTTAGAAAGTCTGTAGCTAGTGTGTGTTATTTAATTCTACGTACCAACGAGTGAGAACCAAATGCCAGGCTGTTACTTGCTATTGCTTGAAGCACTCGTTCTTTCTACACGGAATGTTTACGCTCCTTCCACCCCAACACCTTACCGTTTCAGATGAAACTCAATTAACTGGTAACGTTGTGagtaacaacaaaacaatactTTATTTATGACACTTCTAGTCGCTCGCATTTCCGTCTGCAAAGGAATAAACTGGACAGTCGCATCTAAAACATAAAGCGTAAGAAAGTCCTCTCTTCAAGTAACTCCCGATACCGAGGCGTGTAAAAGATGCAGAAAACCGGCTACGAAATCCAGCAACATCAAGTTGGAAAAGTAATACCACAACTTTTATCAGCCTCATTCGCTTACAACACACAAAGGCGAAGCTACCGGATAGGGTGCGTTTGCTGCTCCTACTTCCGCTTTGGAGCAACATTGTCTAAACGACTTTGCTGGCAAATGTGTTCAACACTGTGCAGCTGAGCATCCTATTATGTGAAGTGAAAGTATCGTAGTCTTGACTTCCATCTGTTTTTGCACCGATTCCACATTTCGATTGCCCTATTCCGATGGCCTGAAAAGGTACTGACTTccgatagttttttttttttaatgtaacaCAGTGGAtctcttttaaatttttagaaTATCACTTCAACGAAGCCTAATGTTttcttgttatttattttcatgttccATGTTCTCAGTCTACTAACGGAGAAATACGTTCTGCTTCGTTGATATGCTCACCAATTGGGTATGTTTCGTCCAAAATGTTTCCCTTACAACCTACACTGTGTATTTCAAAATCtaataaaaagtggtaggTTTAGAACAGAAATGGCCGATCTCTTTTGTTATTTGAATGCTTTGATATctgttgatgatgttgtttCGTGGGATGTATGGATTTTTTGTTAACGGTTCTATTTTTGCAAAATCAAGGATAATTTAAACCTAACTGGTCCTACTGGTTCTCATTTGCGCCAAAATCTATTCAAAGCCCAACACATTCGAATGttggggcccgtgggcccccctcattcCCCACCCgtaggttgattgcgttgccgaaattaacggtatacacggttcaaatactcgtaggtcgCAATTCATAAATTGATGTACCACCTATTGCAAGTCAGCAGCTTTTCATCAGGATAATGATTGGGAATAATAGCTCAAATCTGGCGCCATCCTCCTACTCCTAATCTCCTTCGTCTTCCTACCGGTTCACATTTACTATGCTATGCAAAGCGCAACacatgcattcttttcgaacATTTCGACGCTAACGGTTcacttaaaagaacataacggtttaaacaaTGCATGCAATAGAGGTTGAATGTAGGTGACTATGTTTTTACATATTAATTTACTTTATGAATAAGGTAAAATCTAGTGGTATACCTGTTGGTTATATAGTTCGCTTATTCTGCCACTCCTCTTTTATTCCACGTACGGAACAGACCATAGACTAGACTGACTAGACTAACTGACTACAGATGGGACCAACAAGCAGACTAAGAATAATCCTTGCTGCTCTAGATAACTATAGACTACTAGATTCTTGAAGTTGTAATCGATAACTCAACAAtaccttatgaatctttcgaaaccaaattgaatctttcatgtatctttcacgaatctccatgatTCTTTAGATAGAGATAGCTCTCAGAGTGTTTTGGTTTACAGGTCCTCGTTTGTACTACACACCACTAGCTCAATATTTTCGTCTGTCGTTTTTTGGGCGAAAAGGCGAAATCTAAATCGAAACGGTAAACCGATTCCGATACCATGTCCATACACGTATGTGGATGTATTGGTGCATGGTAGCCAAATGTGTTCGTGAACcggtctgacagacccaacccttgttgttgtttgttattcATCACCAAATCCGTGGTACAATTCCCATTTCGTTTGCATCCCTTGTGTTTCTTGCCCTTATTATAAATTTTCCATACCAAACATGGTTTCCATCGTATCTCTTATCGCTCCATCGCTGCTGTGCCTTTTGCTTGCAATAAAATCAGGTAAACAGTGTGTTAATCATCCAAATGTGCATACTGTTCGCTAACAAACTGCACAACAACCAACAGGTGAAGCAATCTGGTGCTATCGGTGTAATTCCGCCACACCCGGATGCGGTGAGAAGTTTAACTGGCGCGGAATCGGGTACCTTGGTGATCCCTGCCCCGAGGATGACGATATCTGCGTGAAGGTGATCGAACGGAAAGGTACCATCGAAACCTACACCCGAGATTGTCTGAGTTCACTGCAAGGGTTCCGCACCGACATACCGGCGGACAAGTACGAAGGATGCCGAATGGCCGCTAAGGATCACAATCTGGCACATTACGTCAACACATCCATCAAGGAACTGGATGTTAAGCGAGACCATTTCGATTCCACCACCTTCTGCTTCTGTTTTCTGGATCATCGATGTAACGGCGCGTCGGCACTGGCTAATGGGTCGCTTTGGAAGCTAATTACTTGCTTAATGGTGGCAATGGCATTCATGCTGCGAAAGCTTTTTTAATTATCTTTCTTACGAAAACTTTGTGCCTTCTCATCAGAAACATATCCTGCTTATTTCTAAAAGGGGGATGGAAATATTTCATCCATTTCGTATAGCATTCCAGCATTGATGAGGCGTGGATTCCACTCTGGTTAGAGAAAAACTGCATAGTTTTTTCAAAATACTTACATTCCGTCCAAACAGTTCGAAACTCAGTAATTATTTGCTTGTAAACACAAAAGCTAGTAAACACTCTCGATAACGACTATATCATGTAGGTGTTAGGCTAAATGATTTATAAGAGAACATTCCGTCCACAATATCTAAGTAAATATATTGATTCTGTACCAACGGTAGcccgaggaaacaccacgccgcaggtgtgggatcgaatctcgagtcttggcaccctccggtattacgaacggctgaccaccgatctataaatataccgtctttcggtcacagaaACTCTGTTCGGAGAAaagccttgtcccactaggggatgtcgtgccgcataataataataataacgtaTTGATTCTTTTCCCAAAACGtgcatatacttttttttataaataaaaagacaatACAAACTAAACCATACCTGTTTTACTTCTATTCACTCACTTGATTAAAGCATCCTTTGCATCCATCCCTAGCATCCGTTGAATCCGTTTTATACGGTGGTTCcggaaacgaaatggaaaatcataCCCCAAAAGGAATATATTATACTTACCTATATCCATAGTTTATACAAACAATGGCAGTCATAGAAGAAGGAAAGATGTATAATTTTTCTCAGgtgttttattattgtttttgttttatccagGAAACTGTTAAGCAATAGTTCATAACTATATTGGTTCATACGCTTTAACCATCACATCGATGTTTAAGAAGTTGTAGCAGCTTCAACAGCATTTCCAGTCCAAAGACTACCATAATCTCAGATTTTAGTAGCAACTAACGACACAATCAATGATAATCAATGATAAATAACACGTACTGCTAGGGCACACTTACGTTATACGTCACAGCTAGACTGCCGTATTGTAAAGCTCTTGGCGGAAcctattttttttgcatagcTTGGTAAATATTCTGAAGAATCACTTATGATACGCCCTCGGTGCGCTGTGTAATACATAGGATCCACAGGATACACGGTTagtctttttcgttttttgttttgttttgtcatcGCAAGGAAATGCTACCAAACTACATTCAACACTTTCTAATAGTTAATCTAAACGTTCCACTCGTTCCCGTACGATTCTGGCAGCATCTCGGATTGCTCTCGGCAGCCATGAAACCACCAATTTGGGTTGTGATTGTTAGTTTTGCCTAGTAGGCAAATGTACGCTCCATcggaaaaccaagtttttcgAGAGCCGGAATACAGGCATAGTTTACCATCGGTGGTGGTCCGCACATGAGCACCAACGATGATGGGGATGGAGGGAAAAGCTGAGCGGTTATCATCTCGTCCGATACGAAACCTTTGCCCTGAGTCCATTCTGGTTTCGGACGATCCAGTGTGTACCAGAGCTTAAATTGATCCGGATACCGTGCGGCGAGATCATCCAACTCCGGTTTCAGCAAAATGTCGTCTTCGGTCTACGAGGAGCAGcaaaaaagttttcatttttactttgctttgaaaacttatgaatattttaatttaagaaaaaaaacatacctgATTGGCAAAAATGAGAGACAATTTCGTCTTATCTTTATCGGAATGTTTCAGCACTTCACGGATCAGCTGGAGCATCGGAGTAATTCCAGTTCCTCCTGCAATGATAAAtatgaaatttataaaataaacttcaaaactaaattttacTAATAAATATATGATTTGTAATGGCCATTGATATGAAAACATTCCAGCAAAAtttcaaacgacttttaaagccTTCCAGAAATACACTTATTAATATACTTCCATCCAATCTGTGTCCACTATTTTATTACATCaccttttttccatcaaaatcACAACGATTCCACTGGTTGTAACCGGTTTTGCAAAATCAACTTATCAGCAAAGTTGTACAAAACAATCAATGATAAGCTTACTGGTGAAAgctagaagaaaagaaacttaCCGGCAATCAAACTAACTTGCTCCGCATCATAGATTTGTGCTGGATCCTTTCGTAGCTTCTTGATCGAGAATCGTCCATTACCGAGATACTGCAGGCGACCAGATGGTCCGCGGAAGGCAATCTTGTCGCCGATCTGCATTCCCTCCAGATACTGGGACATTTTACCACCATCGGGAAACTTCGGGTGTACGTTCTTCTTGTAAACCTTCACGACCAAATCAACAAAACCGTGATCGTCATCGCACGAGACCGGTGTGTAGGCGCGAATCACCAGCTCATCGTTGATGGTGGCGGACAGATGAATATGCTGTCCGATCGGAAGGCCCAGAATGTGCTTCTCGCTCGGCAGCCCGAACCGGAAGCGCCGAGTGTCGTGTgaaatttcttccttttcgaTCAGTGGCAGCATATACTTCTCCTGCGGGTCGAGCAGCGTTTTTGGCTCCTTGGAACTATCGCCTTTCTTGGCGCTCGAAGAGGACGATTTGTCCTTCTTGTTGTTCAGCAGATAGTTGGCGATCGCTGCACCGACAACGACCACTACCACACCGATCGCGATCGGAAAAACCTATgtgtaaaagaagaaaaaataatcaatcaacACGATGGTCAAAGCTATTAACCAGTAAAAACTATCTTCTACCTAATGTCAATGGTTGTAACGAGCCTAACGAACAGCGATGGTGTTAATGTTGCGTTAAACAAACATCTGAGTTAGCCACTGAATCTAAGTAGCCATTGCTCAATCAAATAAATCAGTTATTGCAGTTTACACACCAAGCAATGATAAAAATTTGCCTAAATCATCAGATTTATATGCAAACCTTAATAAAAATGGACAGAAGTGATGTTGTTATCAAGAGATTAGGATGTTACTTTAGccgcaacaaaacaaattttgagcTTGAGACACGTTCTATCCTATGCAGTTTTCCACAACCGTCTTCACGTTATCAGATTACAACTCTGTTATCTGTACTTTTGCATCTATGCATCACACGAGAATATTGCTAATTCATCCTAAAATATGCGGCttactttttcttctcatAGTTGAATCTATTGCCCTTCAAATTCTAACCCAACGAAAATACAAACAGCATCATTTGCAGACAATGTCATTTGTAGGAGCCGAAAAGATTACACATCTCCTAAAACAAACTCTACTCTTAACACAAACCACAATGATGCCTCATTGTTATATAAGGATTAACCGATGGAGTCCACAGGTTGTTGATAGTCACTAGTAAAGTAAGGTATCTACACCGTGAGATTTCTGGAGACCTGGCCACAACAAGACATCTAAAACGAACACCTTCAGATGAAACTTACGTCAAAATCCAACATGTTTTTGCTCTCCCTCCCTTACAGATAGAAGAGGTCGGTGCGTAACCGAGTACGAACGTCGATGCgccaacaaaaaatcaaacacaaaaacaccaCTCCACGAAACGACGAAAGATGATAAAGCCACCCAGATGCGTCGTCATACGGAACGAACCCGAGCGCTACTGCGAGCGTAAACCGTTTGCCGGTTGCTCATATATTTGATGACTGGCAGACTTTCCGTTTCCGAGCGGACCGGCTCGGTATCAGGCACCTTCTGAGGGGTATGGGAAGAGAGGGAACGATTCCGCCGTACGTCGTTTGCCAGTGTCGAGAGGGGAGTTATGAGCATGAATATACGGAAACCGAAGCACACAAACAATGCTAGCGCACATTTGATTGCCGATGGTGAATTGGAAAGTTAATCAGTGTGCACGGTTTCAGCAATCAACCAAAATTTGTTACAAACTTTacctacataaaaaaaaacattttctatgtAGAGCTACAAGTATTTTGAACCCTAAACATTAATTCATGCTATACCCAATAAAATCCTTAACATCTTGTTCAACTATGAAAATCTTCACCAATGATGTTCCATCTTAGAATTAATCGACAAACTACCAACTGAGCTGTCACCACCAAGTTGATTCGTTTTTgttataataaattaattaatcagCAACATTCACTATTTTCATTGTTCGTGTTAGGATTTTCAATtcgtgaagaaaataaattatctccATGAACCAGGCTCGGGTCAAGAAATACAGCGGCTCTGAACGATCGTTGCCGGAAAATTGTTTATTGCAATAACAGGTGGTGCACATTACGGTATAGATTTTGATTCAGCAAACAGATAATGCgatatctatttttattttctcatgtGCCAATTTACCTTAGAGCATGTTGTTTCCACACGTGGCCAACAATGACGCGTTAAAGGAATGGTATGAAATTAACCGCGACAATTGTAATATTgaacaaatataaatattataattttaaataccACCGTTCAAAATTGACAATTTATAAAgcataaatattaaataaatcaattgtgttttggtaaaattacgtaaaacaaatttccacTATATGTTGCATTGctccacttttttttctttgattaGTTAGTTTAGGATAAATTAAGtttttagataaaaaaaaaggtttctaAATCCATTACTTTTATACCAACCCTCTTCAGCCATAGGCATACGATACCGATTAACAATGTGCGTGTCGAGCGATAAGGACTCGCGTGAAAATTCTCTTCCCTTACACCTGGGATGATGTCTAATACGGGTACCGTCAACGGAGTGTTTGTGAGACAAGTTTTGCAAAGCATCTCAAACCGGCGTCTTATTCCTTACTCGCCTCAATGCTCTGTAGATATTTGCTCTTCCATTCGGGGATAAGACAAGGGACATGTATATCTATATGCGTCGAGCATAAAAGAGAAATAGCGGTCGTTTTGAATAGACAGCCTTTACCAGTCCTTTCAGTGCGAACCACAGAGCAGCACGTTTCATGATCATGCCAAGGTCAAGAGGTGTGTGTGTAGAAGCATGACCGCATGCAAAAAACAGCTGGCCGGCTGGTCATGCCGTAGCCTAACCTTCCGTAGCAAACGAGAACGAgaagtttcgtttttcatttaccATTCAACCCAACGATGTGGGTGTGCATTGTGCACGAACCTGATATCCTCGGTGAAAAATAATGAAGGACAATTGATTATATTAGAAAACGGATTTAACAATTTTGCAAGCATCTTTTGGGTTCACATACATAACAACCACGAAAAGCACACTTTGATAACGTTTCAATAATTAACTATTCAAAGGAAACATGCATTATTCAATAAGGCAGTGCATTGTTGCGAGGGCATAAACTTTATGCTTCATAGATACTATACTCGATGCCATGTAGTTTTCGTTGGCCCCTCTATATTTTAGAAGAAGATACAACTGTAATATAcatgttatttaaaacaaacgaatatTTGTagctttaaaaaatgtttatttcagttaaaaaaagtttcaattGACAGATTTAAAACGGTCAAAAACCGTAAGCTAACACATTCTCTGGGCATCTTCAAATATTacattattttataattaaaaaagcATGTCAAACAACAACCCATGCCTGATCGGTCACATCAAGCGAACACCATCTTTGGCAGAtaagttttattgattttaccGACCACCTAGCCGTActccgaaagaaaaaacttCCGATATATACTCATGCATGATTTATGCccataaaaaaactaaaaaactttCTTCGACTTACCTGATTCACGGTTAGCCCCATTTCACCAATTTGGCTGTTTTCTATATCACTTCCGAGAGGAGCACCGGTGGCAAGATCCGAATCGAGATAGTTACAATCTGCAAAATAAATCGAGCGTTACAAAATGCACCTAAAACCGGTTTCAACAGGCAACAGACATCGGCCAAGCGGCAGtaggaaacgaaaggaaacagAACGCGAATCTTGACGTGTTATCCAGGGTTTACTGTTTCAAAATGAGAGTATCGGAACAACTTTAAAATAGCTCCGGGAATTCGTGGGAGTATGTAATAATCTTATGTAATCGAGCAAGATGCTAAAACGTACCGTGTCCTGCTGCTACTGGCCGGGAATGGTAATACTACAATGCAATTGCCAAACAAGTGCGAGAGACGCGAATACAGGTTCAAGGCATGTGACGTGACtttctatttttaataaaatactaAACCAAGCTCCTCCGTGCGTCAGCAGGCTTCAAGCGTTCCGTGCAACAACGGAAGCAGCATTTCATCGGTTGTTTGCATTCTTTTACCGGCTTTCCGACATGGCCATAGTGGATGTACTCACAATAAAATGGCACTTTACTAGCAACTTCTACAAATCTCCCTTGGTATTACTAGCCAACTTCATGACGATTAATGTTACGTACCGATGGCAAatcactaaaacaacttcaccATTCAAAACTCCATCAAGCAAGTCCAGGGAAAACTATTGATTTGGAGCACCCCAAGCTTACTTGCTTAGGCACGAACAGTTGATGCAAACAgttgattttgttgatttgtCAGGTGCAGTCAAAAACTGACAGGTATTCGTTTTGTAACCGGTTGAACCGTTTACCGTTCTGACATTTGGTTTGCGGCGAAAATCGCATTTTtagtttgaaaaactttttaactcTCAACATTACTTTTTTCTCGGTTTGTTTAATCGTATTAGCCAAGGCTAGTGgaaattttgaacaatttatttatgtaattcattcaaacaacCACTAGTCGGCTGGATTATTTCATTGTTATGGTGTTTATTGAATGAAtctattaaaaaaacaatgagAAATAGAACGTTTGAACAACACATTTCTTTCATATAGGTAATAGAGCGTTGTTTCAATTTGGCAAAACAGCTGACTAGCGAAGatggtaaattttattgaaatacaaTATTTAAACAATTAACAGGCATCTTTATTATTATCTTCATTCTGTTCCTTCTCTTCGCTGTCCGTAGCTTCCTCTATCTCACGTCGTTTTGGCGCAAATATTTGGTGTAAGGTGATAGCAATAAACACTATCGCCACCGAATAGTTAAGACGGTATACATGCACTTGGCAATACAGAACGGATACGAAGGCCACAATGACCAGCAGTGCGGCCAGAACTTCGTAACCGTACAAATTTCTCGGTGTGTTCAGCTGCCATACGACAGCCAGGCAAGCCAGGACGGCCAGCGCTGGTACAAGCGACGGATCAGGTTGTAGCGTGTTTGAGTAGTGATAATTCTTGGCCCACGTTATAACACTTGGCACATTCAGTAGGGCTAGGAGAAtcacaaggaaaaacaatggTAGATGAAAGTTGATCACCATCAGCTCGTCTCCTGTTTCATTTGCTGGTCGGTGTCGTCGTCGACGGCGTGCCGTGCTGCCACTATCAGCACCCTCGCGTTCCCGCGCACCGAAGAGCCGAGCCGCAATCCGGCGCGCGGTGTGAAATACAAAGTTTTCCAAGTAATCTTCGTACGCCTTCGACAGGAGCACAAAGTATACGGCGGCCGCACAAAGCAAACTGACTCCACCGCAGGCAGTCAGTGCGATGGCGACCAGCAACACCGCAATGGCTAGGGGAAACTTGTGGATGCAGGACAGGAACGTCGACGACATTACCGGAATAGGGAGCGCGATCAATCGGAGGATAATTTTATGAGCAAAGTTGGCACAAAAGGCGATCGCACCCCAGAGCGCCAGGGTGGCGATCAGCAGCACTCCGAGCGAGGTAAGATGAATAAGGATTGATACTAGTAAAGGTGTTGAGAACGATTCGATGCGAGGGATCGCCTTAAAGAGCGACAAGAATTTTCCCAACAGCGAGGTACCTAATAACAACACCAGCAGTGGTCCCGGTTTCGTAAGCGAACTGCGAAGTTTTCCTACCACAAAAGCCGGTTCATCAGGTGTGGTCTGGGAAAGTTGATCCTTGAATGCCAGCAGTAACAGTGCCAGACAGTGCGCCGGAATGAGCATAAAGTACTGCTGCACGACGCGAGCGACACTGACGCGAAGAGATTGGCCATAGCGAATATGATAGCGGCATCCGGGAGTGAAATATACATCAACATAAATTGGCAAAGGTTCCTTTCCTTGGGGTTTTTCAATCGGTGGGTAGATGTATACGGTGGTTTGATTTAGATCCTCTTGGAACGCGTAACGATCGTAGCCTTCGGCCCAAGGTACGTGTACTTTCACGACCGACGTTCCCTTTACGCCATCGCATGAAATTGCTTTCAGATCGAGAGCGATCGTCTGATGAGTTTGTGTCATTGCGTCAATAGTTATGCGATAAAAGGAATCGTCCTGCGAGGCATCCTGCAGAATcgtccactttcgatagtcGAACCAGTACGGCATGGTTATGTTAATCTCACGCTGCGCCGGATTAAATACGTCCACACTAAACTGCACCGGTTTGAAGGTGCGCGGGATTTTGATTAACACGTGCGTCCAGCGGGGATTTCGTTGTTTTAACTCGTGCAGATCCAGCAGCGCCCCGAGACGATCGAATTTAGATGAGGGTACTTGCAACGTGTAATTTGCTAGGGAGTACGATGTTTGACACATACGAGAGTTGCCGTAAACTTCAATTGCGGCACATCCTGACAACCAGTTGGTTGTCTGTTCAGAATTAAGAACCTCGACACGTAAAAATCGATGTGCAGGTTTGTCCGGCACGATGCGAATCATTTGTACGCGCGTACGTTCCAGTCCTCCTCGGTAGCGCTCGGTGTACGAGCGTCTGATGTCTTCGATCCAGTCCTCCTGCTCTGGATGGTGAATAATGATTCTTTCCGCATCTTCCTTACGATTGGGAaatgcatcatcatcgtcgtcgtcggcgctCTGGACTAGAAAACGCTTGGCTTGTTCaaactgttttactttttcttcgaCAAATCCGTAACTATTACGTCCATTCGGTATGATCATGCTATAGAAAAAACGGTTCATTACCAGCACAAACTGTAGACACCACATAGCGCAGAGGTGATCAACCGACAGCCAAACTTTGGGAATGTTGTGCGTCATCACGTGTAGGTCCGCAAACTGGGATGAGGTTAGCCCATCGTGCACGATGATATCACGGATTCCTCCGCCGATTGTGATGAATAAAATTCCATCCAGTTGTTTGCCTGCGGCAGCTTTCAGTCCTGTTGAAATTGTTCGATTCACTTTCCACGCCTGCTCGATGCGATTGTAGAAACTTTGATGGTAATGATCTAGCAGTACGACCGGCTTATCGACCGGTGCGGAAATTGTAACAATACCGGCCACATGCCGTACGATACTTTCACGCCCATCCGCTACGATT
This window harbors:
- the LOC131288033 gene encoding uncharacterized protein LOC131288033, producing the protein MVSIVSLIAPSLLCLLLAIKSGEAIWCYRCNSATPGCGEKFNWRGIGYLGDPCPEDDDICVKVIERKGTIETYTRDCLSSLQGFRTDIPADKYEGCRMAAKDHNLAHYVNTSIKELDVKRDHFDSTTFCFCFLDHRCNGASALANGSLWKLITCLMVAMAFMLRKLF
- the LOC131289632 gene encoding NADH-cytochrome b5 reductase 3 — translated: MGLTVNQVFPIAIGVVVVVVGAAIANYLLNNKKDKSSSSSAKKGDSSKEPKTLLDPQEKYMLPLIEKEEISHDTRRFRFGLPSEKHILGLPIGQHIHLSATINDELVIRAYTPVSCDDDHGFVDLVVKVYKKNVHPKFPDGGKMSQYLEGMQIGDKIAFRGPSGRLQYLGNGRFSIKKLRKDPAQIYDAEQVSLIAGGTGITPMLQLIREVLKHSDKDKTKLSLIFANQTEDDILLKPELDDLAARYPDQFKLWYTLDRPKPEWTQGKGFVSDEMITAQLFPPSPSSLVLMCGPPPMVNYACIPALEKLGFPMERTFAY
- the LOC131286016 gene encoding GPI inositol-deacylase translates to MFFRLFILLPVVTVVLFLYGAIVNIGYIEENRCRMTYMFEHPQYTRITVQGNERFPKYGLYAYSEGFITQRVQQRSFNGAPVLFIPGSGGSYKQVRSLASVALRKGIDNNWQAHLDYFSVDLNEEFSGVFGGYLHDQTAFIELCIQEIIRLYGARGRSTRIFVVGHSVGGKLAQAIVADGRESIVRHVAGIVTISAPVDKPVVLLDHYHQSFYNRIEQAWKVNRTISTGLKAAAGKQLDGILFITIGGGIRDIIVHDGLTSSQFADLHVMTHNIPKVWLSVDHLCAMWCLQFVLVMNRFFYSMIIPNGRNSYGFVEEKVKQFEQAKRFLVQSADDDDDDAFPNRKEDAERIIIHHPEQEDWIEDIRRSYTERYRGGLERTRVQMIRIVPDKPAHRFLRVEVLNSEQTTNWLSGCAAIEVYGNSRMCQTSYSLANYTLQVPSSKFDRLGALLDLHELKQRNPRWTHVLIKIPRTFKPVQFSVDVFNPAQREINITMPYWFDYRKWTILQDASQDDSFYRITIDAMTQTHQTIALDLKAISCDGVKGTSVVKVHVPWAEGYDRYAFQEDLNQTTVYIYPPIEKPQGKEPLPIYVDVYFTPGCRYHIRYGQSLRVSVARVVQQYFMLIPAHCLALLLLAFKDQLSQTTPDEPAFVVGKLRSSLTKPGPLLVLLLGTSLLGKFLSLFKAIPRIESFSTPLLVSILIHLTSLGVLLIATLALWGAIAFCANFAHKIILRLIALPIPVMSSTFLSCIHKFPLAIAVLLVAIALTACGGVSLLCAAAVYFVLLSKAYEDYLENFVFHTARRIAARLFGAREREGADSGSTARRRRRHRPANETGDELMVINFHLPLFFLVILLALLNVPSVITWAKNYHYSNTLQPDPSLVPALAVLACLAVVWQLNTPRNLYGYEVLAALLVIVAFVSVLYCQVHVYRLNYSVAIVFIAITLHQIFAPKRREIEEATDSEEKEQNEDNNKDAC